One genomic segment of Geoalkalibacter ferrihydriticus DSM 17813 includes these proteins:
- a CDS encoding translocation/assembly module TamB domain-containing protein: protein MVTRILKYALLIFVVLGLGLLLWAGHWLLRTPEGVRWTFAAVSRWTPAELEAEEIEGRLWGDLRLRNVQVAWPGGEARSDALRLRWQPRELAALRLVVHELDLGHLEILWDAADKPEPRPAEPEPVHLSWPEVEGTALRFAVQVVRLHAAQVSFGARGTSPQVLRDLEVALGWREGEVTVEGLGVSGAFGRIEGDLRALLTEPRLAAEIHWQGPQAAVEIDGARLSLDLSEASGLVVEGPFTLSLTASDAPHFSAKGRMELAEMGLRLADLQLARAAAPDRIRGWAAVDWSEVAPQFSTHLQIERLNLVSELDQPTDISGTLEARGDLQAYEGRIQLRNARAGWEGVELSALVSGSAEDLKLREIEAHWLAGILTGEVAMHWRDGLFLDAWLEGAGLDPAVVEGAPQGLMNFDVEAALRLPAGEALSVTAAGRLRESLLLERALAGSFDLSWIGEDLHLHALELQGEGIELEAAGRLSEELHFAAVVENFAALLPNLEGSARADGRVVVRDGRAGGEIRASGADLALDELRLAGWQLDAELADLEAPVRISISLTDLRQGDLRLREVEANLVGLLEEHSLALRADWGTGWMNAEAHGGWVDAAWRGEIASLHGHERGLGAWRFVQPTLLNAGAARLELSGLALAAEAGGVLRLDGDFDPQEFSGFLEGSWRDFNLELLNPWLPDMQLAGATTGDVDVRIHSAERLDVFGELDLFAQIALEKAIIEVEQAALELAWDGQGLAARAQVSVTDAGALRLQLTSDQPGAPRLPARGQMEADWSGVELADLADRMLLPLDLWGALGAEMAGGWDADLNLDLGGAVRVNEGGLRWRDEDGEIIAALQTADLTWHWRGEDLRGELDLRLADYGELLGDFRLPLPARLPTALDETAPLQAALRLQVREHGLLATFLPGLADETAGEVRADLQIGGSWLSPELSGNFSLTDAGAILPATGIGLRELELHGELDGQQVRITSFGVRSGPGRLDGSGIVHFDGWNFASFNARLAGQNFQVADLPELEIRVNPDLRLEGGLDRLLVGGEVRIPLFIVTGWQARTPVSPSADVVFVNGEELEPQQDLPFDLDLNLRLVLGESVVIKLAGLDARLGGDLTLTTSERNAIIGSGEIRVVQGHYAAYGLRLPITRGRLFFPGGPVERPTLDILALRTVGEVRAGVQVSGTPQVPVVRLYSEPGMPDTDILAYIVLGRPLGAGQGQVDALMLAAGALLSQGESAAMQDKLRRRLGIDVFEVQAGNGEVEAAMVTIGKYLTPDLYISFGQSLFGQGNVARMRYSLTEKWQIESQLGEVSGADLFYRLEFR from the coding sequence ATGGTAACGCGCATTCTCAAATATGCCTTGCTGATATTCGTGGTTCTTGGTCTGGGATTGCTCTTGTGGGCCGGGCACTGGCTGCTGCGCACGCCCGAGGGCGTGCGCTGGACTTTTGCCGCGGTGTCGCGCTGGACCCCGGCGGAGCTGGAGGCTGAAGAAATCGAGGGGCGCCTGTGGGGTGATTTGCGCCTGCGCAATGTGCAGGTGGCCTGGCCGGGCGGCGAGGCGCGCAGCGATGCGCTGCGGCTGCGCTGGCAACCTCGCGAACTGGCGGCTTTGCGCCTGGTCGTGCACGAACTTGATCTGGGACACCTGGAGATTCTCTGGGATGCCGCCGATAAGCCCGAGCCGCGGCCCGCTGAGCCCGAGCCTGTGCATCTGTCCTGGCCGGAAGTGGAAGGTACGGCGTTGCGCTTTGCGGTGCAGGTGGTGCGGCTGCATGCCGCCCAGGTGAGTTTCGGCGCGCGTGGAACGTCGCCCCAAGTGTTGCGCGACCTGGAAGTCGCTTTGGGGTGGCGTGAGGGCGAGGTGACCGTGGAAGGCCTTGGGGTGAGTGGTGCTTTCGGCCGAATCGAGGGGGATCTGCGCGCCTTGCTGACCGAGCCGCGTCTGGCCGCCGAAATCCACTGGCAGGGACCCCAGGCGGCAGTCGAGATCGACGGCGCCCGCCTGTCGTTGGATTTGAGCGAGGCTTCCGGCCTGGTGGTGGAAGGTCCTTTCACCCTTAGCCTGACGGCCTCTGACGCTCCGCATTTTTCCGCCAAAGGTCGCATGGAGTTGGCGGAGATGGGTTTGCGTCTGGCGGATCTGCAACTGGCGCGCGCCGCGGCGCCGGATCGCATCCGTGGCTGGGCCGCAGTCGACTGGAGCGAGGTCGCGCCCCAGTTCAGCACACACCTGCAAATCGAGCGGCTTAATCTGGTCTCCGAACTCGACCAGCCGACCGATATTTCCGGCACCCTGGAGGCGCGGGGCGATCTGCAGGCCTATGAGGGGCGCATCCAGTTGCGCAATGCTCGCGCGGGCTGGGAAGGTGTCGAACTGTCCGCGCTGGTCAGCGGCAGCGCCGAGGATTTAAAGCTGCGCGAAATTGAGGCGCACTGGCTCGCCGGCATCCTGACGGGTGAAGTCGCCATGCACTGGCGGGACGGCTTATTCCTCGATGCCTGGCTGGAGGGCGCAGGCCTTGATCCCGCCGTGGTCGAGGGCGCTCCTCAGGGGCTCATGAATTTTGACGTGGAGGCCGCGCTGCGTCTGCCTGCGGGCGAGGCATTGAGTGTCACCGCCGCCGGACGTCTGCGCGAAAGCCTGTTGCTGGAGCGGGCCCTCGCGGGAAGTTTCGACCTGAGTTGGATCGGGGAAGACCTGCATCTGCATGCCCTGGAATTGCAGGGTGAGGGGATAGAGCTCGAAGCCGCCGGGCGACTCAGTGAAGAGCTGCATTTTGCCGCAGTCGTGGAGAATTTCGCGGCATTGCTGCCGAATCTGGAAGGCAGCGCCCGCGCCGACGGCCGCGTGGTGGTGCGCGATGGCCGCGCGGGTGGAGAAATCCGCGCCTCGGGGGCGGATCTGGCCCTGGACGAGCTGCGTCTCGCCGGCTGGCAACTCGATGCCGAGCTGGCGGATCTTGAAGCCCCTGTACGTATCAGTATCAGCTTGACGGACCTGCGCCAGGGCGATCTGCGCCTGCGCGAGGTCGAGGCCAACCTGGTAGGGCTGCTCGAAGAGCACTCTCTGGCATTGCGCGCTGACTGGGGCACCGGGTGGATGAACGCCGAGGCGCATGGGGGCTGGGTCGATGCCGCCTGGCGCGGCGAAATCGCCAGTCTGCATGGCCATGAACGCGGCCTGGGAGCCTGGCGGTTTGTGCAGCCCACCCTGCTCAATGCCGGTGCCGCGCGGCTGGAACTTTCCGGGTTGGCGCTGGCGGCCGAAGCCGGAGGGGTCTTGCGCCTCGATGGGGACTTTGACCCCCAGGAGTTTAGCGGATTTTTAGAGGGGTCCTGGCGGGATTTCAACCTCGAGCTTCTCAACCCCTGGCTGCCGGACATGCAGTTGGCCGGGGCAACCACTGGCGATGTGGACGTGCGCATCCATTCGGCCGAGCGCCTCGATGTGTTCGGCGAACTCGACTTATTCGCCCAGATCGCCCTGGAAAAAGCAATCATCGAGGTCGAGCAGGCCGCTCTGGAACTGGCGTGGGATGGCCAGGGCCTGGCGGCGCGCGCGCAGGTAAGCGTTACGGATGCCGGAGCGTTGCGCCTGCAACTGACCTCCGACCAGCCAGGGGCACCGCGTCTCCCGGCCCGGGGCCAAATGGAGGCGGACTGGAGCGGCGTCGAACTTGCCGACCTGGCTGACCGAATGCTTCTGCCCCTTGATCTGTGGGGGGCGTTGGGCGCCGAAATGGCGGGCGGCTGGGATGCGGATCTGAACCTTGATCTCGGCGGTGCGGTGCGCGTAAATGAGGGTGGTTTGCGCTGGCGCGACGAGGATGGTGAAATTATCGCCGCCCTGCAAACCGCCGATCTCACTTGGCATTGGCGGGGCGAGGATCTGCGCGGCGAACTCGATCTGCGCCTCGCCGATTACGGCGAGCTCCTCGGCGATTTTCGCCTGCCCCTGCCGGCCCGTTTGCCGACCGCCCTCGACGAGACAGCTCCCCTGCAGGCTGCACTGCGATTGCAGGTGCGCGAACATGGGCTGCTGGCAACCTTCCTGCCGGGGCTGGCGGATGAGACCGCGGGCGAGGTCCGCGCCGATTTGCAAATTGGAGGCAGTTGGCTGAGTCCTGAGCTCAGCGGCAATTTTTCCCTGACCGATGCCGGTGCGATCCTGCCCGCCACCGGAATCGGTCTGCGCGAACTCGAGCTGCACGGCGAACTCGATGGGCAGCAGGTGCGCATTACCTCTTTCGGTGTGCGCTCCGGTCCGGGGCGCCTTGATGGCAGCGGCATCGTGCATTTTGACGGCTGGAACTTCGCATCTTTCAATGCGCGGCTTGCCGGGCAAAATTTTCAAGTGGCGGATTTGCCCGAACTTGAAATCCGCGTCAATCCCGATTTGCGACTTGAGGGCGGACTGGATCGCCTTCTCGTCGGCGGCGAGGTGCGCATTCCTCTGTTTATCGTCACCGGTTGGCAGGCGCGCACTCCCGTTTCGCCCAGCGCCGATGTGGTGTTCGTCAACGGCGAGGAGCTTGAGCCGCAACAGGATCTGCCCTTCGATCTGGATCTCAATCTGCGCCTGGTGCTGGGCGAGAGCGTGGTGATCAAGCTCGCCGGCCTCGATGCGCGCCTCGGCGGGGATCTGACCCTGACCACCTCAGAGCGCAACGCTATCATCGGGAGTGGTGAAATTCGCGTCGTGCAGGGCCATTACGCAGCCTACGGACTACGGTTGCCGATTACGCGCGGGCGGCTGTTTTTCCCCGGCGGACCCGTGGAGCGGCCGACCCTCGACATCCTTGCCCTGCGCACGGTGGGTGAGGTGCGTGCCGGGGTGCAGGTCAGCGGTACCCCCCAGGTGCCGGTGGTTCGCCTTTACTCGGAACCCGGCATGCCTGATACCGACATCCTTGCCTACATTGTCCTCGGTCGTCCGCTGGGCGCCGGTCAGGGCCAGGTGGACGCCCTGATGCTGGCGGCCGGAGCTCTGCTGTCGCAAGGCGAATCGGCGGCGATGCAGGATAAGCTGCGGCGGCGGCTGGGTATCGATGTCTTCGAGGTGCAGGCGGGCAATGGCGAGGTCGAGGCCGCCATGGTAACCATCGGCAAGTACCTCACGCCCGATCTCTACATCAGTTTCGGCCAGTCGCTGTTCGGCCAGGGCAACGTCGCGCGAATGCGCTACAGCCTTACCGAGAAATGGCAGATCGAATCACAACT
- a CDS encoding complex I subunit 5 family protein gives MTGAGLAQVGLLPLVPLLPLVLLTVLWFRRCTATALRLVPWAPLPGLLLVLLPPSEAVFELPWMLLGGSLGLDPAGRLFLFLFSLLWMAAGLYARGYLREDPRQRRFFAFFLLAMCGNLGMPIARDMLDFYLFFAMMSFSAYGLVVHDSSEFALRAGRIYLYLVLVSEVVLFVALVLAAQAGQSLALADAAVAIALAPERNLIMALLLVGFGIKMGVVPLHVWLPLAHPAAPIPASAVLSGAMIKAGLLGLLRFLPLGEVALPGWSLVFILLGLAMAFFGVLAGLAQHQAKAVLAYSSISQMGFPLLGLGLALAAPQSWPLLAPVILLYALHHGLAKGALFLGVGMAGELTVSTRRRYLVLGGLLLPALALAGAPLTSGALAKGALKPLVSMAPGGWAELLPWLLSLGAIGTTLLMARFLAVLWPRSAARQAPRPLMWSGWGLLILGVLLCRDGRLPDFIGVTATPGGFSYGLWDALWPVAVGALVAAAAWLRLPRRGGEAAALLPPGELLLVLRKFMQPLTQLARRLHVDVLPRRLKWRAPPGVRWHNLALLLSLHEAEQALRRLPTAGLVFLIVLLLLLTL, from the coding sequence ATGACGGGAGCCGGGCTCGCACAGGTGGGGTTGCTGCCCCTGGTGCCGCTGCTGCCGTTGGTGTTGCTGACGGTCCTGTGGTTTCGCCGCTGTACGGCGACGGCGTTGCGTCTGGTGCCCTGGGCACCGCTGCCCGGGTTGCTGTTGGTCCTGCTGCCGCCAAGCGAGGCTGTTTTTGAACTGCCCTGGATGTTGTTGGGCGGCAGCCTTGGGCTGGATCCGGCCGGGCGTCTCTTTCTGTTTCTTTTCTCGCTGCTGTGGATGGCAGCCGGCCTCTATGCGCGCGGCTATTTACGGGAGGATCCGCGACAGAGGCGCTTTTTTGCGTTTTTTCTGCTGGCCATGTGCGGCAATTTGGGCATGCCCATCGCCCGCGACATGCTCGATTTTTATCTGTTCTTTGCCATGATGAGCTTCTCCGCCTACGGCCTGGTGGTGCACGACAGCAGCGAGTTTGCCTTGCGCGCCGGGCGCATCTATCTCTACCTGGTGCTGGTGAGCGAAGTGGTATTGTTTGTCGCCTTGGTGCTGGCGGCACAGGCTGGCCAATCCCTGGCATTGGCCGATGCGGCTGTGGCGATTGCCCTGGCCCCCGAGCGCAATCTGATTATGGCCCTGCTGTTGGTGGGTTTCGGTATCAAGATGGGGGTCGTGCCCCTGCATGTGTGGCTGCCCCTGGCGCACCCGGCGGCCCCGATTCCCGCCAGTGCGGTGCTCAGTGGGGCCATGATCAAGGCGGGGCTGCTCGGGTTGCTGCGTTTTCTGCCCCTGGGTGAGGTTGCCCTGCCCGGATGGTCTCTGGTGTTTATTCTGCTGGGGCTGGCCATGGCCTTTTTCGGAGTTCTGGCGGGGTTGGCACAGCATCAGGCCAAAGCGGTGCTTGCTTATTCCAGCATCAGCCAGATGGGTTTTCCCCTGCTCGGCCTGGGGCTTGCCTTGGCGGCTCCGCAAAGCTGGCCGCTGCTGGCGCCGGTGATCCTGCTCTATGCCCTGCATCACGGCCTGGCCAAAGGCGCCCTGTTTCTCGGCGTGGGCATGGCGGGGGAGTTGACGGTAAGCACCAGGCGCCGGTACCTGGTTCTGGGAGGCCTGCTTTTGCCGGCCCTGGCCCTGGCTGGCGCGCCTCTGACCAGCGGTGCTCTGGCCAAAGGCGCGCTCAAGCCCCTGGTATCCATGGCACCGGGTGGTTGGGCGGAACTTTTGCCTTGGTTGCTGTCCCTGGGCGCCATTGGAACCACCCTGCTCATGGCGCGTTTTCTCGCGGTACTCTGGCCGCGGTCCGCCGCCCGCCAGGCCCCGCGGCCCCTCATGTGGTCGGGCTGGGGCCTGCTGATTCTGGGCGTGTTGCTCTGCCGCGACGGCCGGCTTCCGGATTTCATCGGCGTCACCGCCACCCCCGGTGGTTTTTCCTACGGGCTTTGGGATGCTCTGTGGCCGGTCGCAGTCGGCGCGCTGGTGGCTGCCGCCGCCTGGTTGCGTCTGCCACGACGGGGAGGCGAGGCCGCGGCCTTGCTGCCCCCTGGTGAGCTGTTGCTTGTCCTGCGCAAATTCATGCAGCCTCTGACACAGTTGGCGCGGCGGCTGCACGTTGATGTTCTGCCGCGACGGTTGAAATGGCGCGCGCCGCCCGGTGTCCGGTGGCACAATCTGGCCCTGCTGCTATCGCTGCACGAAGCCGAACAGGCCCTGCGGCGTCTTCCCACGGCGGGGTTGGTGTTTCTGATTGTCTTGCTTTTGCTGCTAACTTTGTGA
- a CDS encoding ferric reductase-like transmembrane domain-containing protein — translation MHQYLRAAFWILVYLALVLTPLFVLLIGPRPLAGGFWVDLSLALGFAGTAMMAVMFLLTARFQRATAPFGIDLIYYFHRLASIGAFIFILLHPLLLVVRDPALLGAMHPAVMPWHLWAGTVSFAALAALMITSLWRKQLRIHYDEWRVAHMLLAVAALVLAVAHIAGVAHYSALSWKSGLWLLIALSCGATIVYVRLVKPLQMLRRPWRVVEVIEERGSSWTLVVRPERHAGFRFLPGQFAWLTLWSSPFAMKEHPFSISSSAEAVREVQFTIKELGDFTSRIGRVKPGTRVYLDGPYGTFSIDLSRAPGYVFIAGGVGIAPVMSMLRTLVDRGDRRPLQLFYAYHTWERLTFREELAQLKEQLDLEIVYVLSEPPPDWQGETGYLSEEIFARHLPADRAARECFICGPTPMIRVAERGLARQGVPPTHIHSELFDLV, via the coding sequence ATGCATCAATATCTGCGCGCAGCCTTCTGGATTCTGGTCTATCTGGCATTAGTGCTGACGCCCCTCTTTGTCCTGCTGATCGGGCCAAGGCCCCTCGCCGGGGGCTTCTGGGTCGATCTGTCCCTGGCGCTGGGTTTTGCCGGCACGGCCATGATGGCGGTCATGTTCCTGCTTACTGCCCGTTTTCAACGCGCCACGGCCCCTTTCGGCATTGATCTCATCTATTATTTTCATCGCCTGGCCTCCATCGGCGCCTTCATTTTTATCCTGTTGCATCCTTTGCTTCTGGTGGTGCGCGATCCCGCCCTGCTGGGAGCCATGCATCCGGCCGTCATGCCCTGGCATCTGTGGGCTGGGACGGTCTCTTTTGCCGCGCTGGCGGCCCTGATGATCACTTCGCTGTGGCGCAAACAACTGCGCATTCATTACGACGAGTGGCGGGTGGCGCACATGCTGCTCGCCGTGGCGGCACTGGTGCTGGCGGTGGCGCATATCGCCGGGGTTGCTCATTACAGTGCGCTTTCATGGAAAAGTGGGCTCTGGCTGCTTATCGCCCTGAGTTGCGGGGCAACCATCGTTTATGTGCGCCTCGTCAAGCCTCTGCAGATGCTGCGTCGTCCTTGGCGGGTGGTGGAGGTCATCGAGGAGCGCGGCAGTTCCTGGACCCTGGTGGTGCGCCCCGAGCGTCACGCCGGGTTTCGCTTTCTGCCCGGTCAGTTCGCCTGGCTGACCCTGTGGAGTTCGCCATTTGCCATGAAGGAGCACCCATTTTCCATCTCCTCCAGCGCCGAAGCGGTACGCGAGGTGCAGTTCACCATCAAGGAGTTGGGGGATTTCACCAGCCGCATCGGCCGGGTCAAGCCGGGCACACGGGTGTATCTCGACGGCCCTTACGGCACCTTCAGTATCGACCTGAGCCGGGCGCCGGGCTATGTGTTCATCGCCGGCGGGGTGGGCATCGCTCCGGTCATGAGTATGTTGCGCACCCTGGTTGATCGTGGCGACCGCCGCCCCTTGCAGTTGTTTTATGCCTACCACACTTGGGAGCGCCTGACGTTTCGCGAGGAGCTTGCGCAGCTCAAGGAACAGCTGGACCTTGAGATCGTCTACGTGCTCAGTGAGCCGCCGCCCGATTGGCAGGGCGAAACCGGCTATCTCAGCGAGGAAATTTTTGCTCGGCATCTGCCTGCCGATCGCGCCGCGCGCGAGTGTTTCATCTGCGGCCCTACGCCCATGATCAGGGTCGCGGAGCGGGGGCTTGCGCGCCAAGGCGTACCGCCCACCCACATTCATTCGGAACTGTTCGATCTGGTCTGA
- a CDS encoding autotransporter assembly complex protein TamA has protein sequence MGVWVIMGALARREDRPGPGGAACWFAALVLFLALGVVREAQALPYSEVRVQIRGVEGAVLENVEAALELPPGLVRDGRVNELWLRRFERGIPKRVETALQPFGYYEPRIQVERLPENRRLLLRVSIQPGVPVRVVGRRLRMEGDPPQRLRRRLNEFPLAPGEVLRHDLYENAKAQLKSLAVDLGYLDAEFSLAVIRVNREQRTAEIEMVFDPGPRYHFGEVTLTGNHRYPEKFLRRHLAFSAGEVFSFDKLGQTQQNFFDSDRFSGVMINPRIEEAQNHLVPIEIDLEPSAPRRLRPGIGFGTDTGARFTLNFQDVNVVQTGHELGLSGMLAERQKQANVRYILPSHRNMRSMVALRAGYQEEDLKTYDTRFYFAEVERIYGWSRNRQGTIFLRLQQEDSNIGGEDISSRLVMPGVRYSQMRFNDPIRPTRGYHLQAEVRGTHDNLGSDVKLLQFLGNLNFLIPLPFDTFLHLRGQGSTTNQSDEIGEIPASLRFFTGGDRSVRGYGYQTLGPTDDLGNVIGGKHLLAGSIELEKRFADSNWALAAFYDTGNAFDSFTDFRLARAAGGGVRYYTPVGPIKVDVARQIDEPTPSFRLHIGIGLGW, from the coding sequence ATGGGCGTATGGGTAATCATGGGGGCGTTAGCGCGCCGAGAAGATCGGCCAGGTCCAGGCGGTGCCGCATGCTGGTTTGCGGCGCTGGTTCTGTTTCTGGCGCTAGGTGTGGTACGCGAGGCGCAAGCTTTGCCCTATTCCGAGGTAAGGGTGCAGATAAGAGGCGTCGAGGGAGCCGTTCTTGAAAACGTCGAAGCGGCGCTCGAACTGCCGCCGGGCTTGGTGCGCGACGGACGGGTGAACGAATTGTGGTTGCGGCGTTTCGAGCGCGGTATTCCAAAACGCGTAGAAACAGCACTGCAGCCCTTTGGTTATTATGAACCACGGATTCAGGTCGAGCGTCTGCCGGAAAACCGCCGCCTGCTGCTGCGGGTCAGTATCCAGCCTGGCGTGCCGGTGCGGGTCGTGGGCCGGCGTCTGCGTATGGAGGGCGATCCGCCTCAGCGTTTGCGCCGGCGCTTGAATGAGTTCCCCTTGGCGCCCGGCGAGGTGCTGCGCCACGATCTCTACGAGAACGCCAAGGCGCAACTCAAGAGCCTGGCGGTGGATCTGGGTTATCTCGATGCGGAATTCTCTCTGGCGGTGATCCGCGTCAACCGTGAACAGCGCACTGCCGAAATCGAGATGGTTTTCGATCCCGGCCCCCGCTATCATTTCGGCGAGGTGACACTGACCGGCAATCATCGCTATCCCGAGAAATTTCTGCGCCGCCACCTGGCTTTTAGCGCCGGCGAAGTCTTCTCTTTCGACAAATTGGGCCAGACCCAGCAGAATTTCTTCGACTCTGATCGTTTTTCCGGCGTGATGATCAATCCGCGCATTGAAGAGGCGCAGAACCACCTGGTGCCCATCGAAATCGACCTCGAACCCTCGGCGCCGCGTCGGTTACGCCCGGGTATCGGTTTCGGCACCGACACCGGGGCGCGCTTCACACTGAATTTTCAGGATGTCAATGTCGTGCAGACCGGCCACGAACTGGGCTTGAGCGGCATGCTCGCCGAGCGTCAGAAACAGGCCAACGTGCGCTATATCCTGCCCAGCCACCGCAATATGAGAAGCATGGTTGCGCTGCGGGCCGGTTACCAGGAAGAGGATCTGAAAACTTACGATACCCGCTTCTATTTTGCCGAGGTCGAGCGGATCTACGGGTGGAGCAGGAATCGGCAGGGAACGATTTTTCTGCGTCTGCAACAGGAAGATTCAAATATCGGCGGCGAGGACATTTCTTCGCGTCTCGTCATGCCGGGGGTGCGCTATTCCCAGATGCGCTTCAACGATCCCATTCGCCCAACCCGCGGCTATCACTTACAGGCCGAGGTGCGCGGCACCCATGACAACCTGGGTTCGGACGTTAAGCTGCTGCAGTTTCTGGGCAATCTCAATTTTCTCATCCCCCTGCCGTTTGATACCTTTCTGCATCTGCGCGGCCAGGGTTCCACCACCAACCAGAGTGACGAGATAGGGGAAATTCCCGCCTCGCTGCGCTTTTTCACCGGTGGCGACCGTTCGGTGCGCGGTTATGGCTATCAGACTCTGGGGCCCACCGATGATCTGGGCAATGTGATCGGCGGCAAGCACCTGCTGGCGGGCAGCATTGAGTTGGAAAAGCGTTTTGCCGACAGCAACTGGGCGCTGGCGGCTTTTTACGATACGGGCAACGCCTTTGACAGTTTTACCGACTTTCGGCTGGCACGCGCCGCCGGCGGCGGGGTGCGCTATTATACGCCGGTGGGGCCGATCAAGGTCGATGTGGCCCGCCAGATTGATGAGCCTACGCCTTCATTTCGCCTGCATATCGGGATAGGTTTGGGATGGTAA
- a CDS encoding proton-conducting transporter membrane subunit, which translates to MNLDALLLLAILASSLIPGLIIFGLPEERHRLRTILNLSGAFVKLSLVGVLFLGVYTGHSYAFRLPLLPGMDLVLHADALSLLFIVLSAFLWFVTTVYAVGYLEGSPNRSRFFGFFSLCVSATTGIALAGDLITFVIFYEMLTISTFPLVVHRGTPEALRAGRIYLAYTLSGGVLLLVATAWLRVLAGPLDFALTGVLGGLDAALHPTLQFLFLLLIIALGVKSALVPLHSWLPTAMVAPAPVSALLHAVAVVKAGAFGIARVVYDVYGIGFALELGVLMPLAVVAAVTIVYGSVRALFQDDLKRRLAFSTVSQVSYIVLGVAIASPLATIGGLVHLVHQGMMKITLFFCAGNLAETLGIHKVSEMAGVGRRMPWTLAAFTLAALGMIGVPPMVGFISKWYLALGGLEAGQSWVVALLVVSTLLNAAYFLPILYTAWFGVRQQPWPHENLGNAHRETTWALLLPPLVTAALVVLLGVLASAPLSPLQWVQLIAAREYGL; encoded by the coding sequence GTGAATCTCGACGCCCTGTTGCTGCTCGCCATCCTGGCGAGCTCCCTGATTCCGGGACTGATCATTTTTGGCCTGCCCGAAGAGCGCCACCGGCTGCGCACCATCCTCAATCTCTCCGGTGCTTTCGTCAAACTGAGCCTGGTGGGGGTCCTTTTTCTCGGCGTTTATACGGGGCACAGCTATGCGTTTCGCCTGCCGTTGCTGCCGGGGATGGATCTGGTGCTGCACGCCGACGCACTGTCGTTGCTGTTTATCGTGCTTTCGGCGTTTCTCTGGTTTGTGACCACCGTTTATGCCGTCGGCTACTTGGAGGGTTCGCCCAACCGCAGCCGTTTTTTCGGCTTTTTCAGCCTGTGCGTTAGCGCCACCACCGGCATCGCCCTGGCTGGCGATCTGATCACTTTCGTGATTTTTTACGAAATGCTGACCATCTCCACCTTTCCCCTGGTGGTGCATCGTGGCACACCGGAAGCGCTACGCGCCGGACGCATTTATCTGGCCTATACTCTCAGCGGCGGTGTTCTGCTGTTGGTGGCGACTGCCTGGCTGCGGGTTTTGGCGGGGCCTTTGGATTTCGCTTTGACCGGGGTTCTCGGCGGGCTTGATGCCGCGCTGCACCCGACCTTGCAGTTTCTTTTCCTGTTGCTGATCATCGCCCTGGGGGTCAAGAGCGCTCTGGTGCCCCTGCATTCCTGGTTGCCCACCGCCATGGTGGCGCCCGCGCCGGTCAGCGCTTTGCTGCATGCGGTGGCGGTGGTCAAGGCCGGCGCCTTTGGCATCGCGCGGGTGGTCTACGATGTCTACGGCATCGGCTTTGCCTTGGAACTGGGCGTACTCATGCCCCTGGCCGTGGTGGCCGCAGTGACCATCGTCTACGGCTCGGTGCGCGCTCTTTTTCAGGACGATCTCAAGCGGCGACTGGCTTTCTCGACGGTCAGCCAGGTGTCTTACATCGTGCTCGGTGTCGCCATCGCCAGTCCCCTGGCGACCATCGGAGGACTGGTGCATCTGGTGCATCAGGGCATGATGAAGATCACCCTGTTCTTCTGTGCCGGAAATCTGGCCGAGACTCTCGGCATTCACAAGGTCAGCGAGATGGCCGGAGTCGGGCGGCGCATGCCCTGGACACTGGCGGCCTTTACCCTGGCGGCGCTGGGCATGATCGGGGTGCCGCCCATGGTCGGCTTTATCAGTAAATGGTATCTGGCTCTCGGCGGACTTGAGGCGGGGCAGTCCTGGGTGGTGGCTTTGCTGGTGGTGAGCACCCTGCTCAATGCCGCCTATTTTCTTCCCATTTTGTACACCGCCTGGTTCGGTGTACGGCAGCAGCCCTGGCCCCATGAAAACTTGGGCAACGCTCATCGCGAAACCACCTGGGCTTTGCTGCTGCCGCCCCTGGTCACGGCTGCGCTGGTGGTACTGCTCGGGGTGCTGGCCAGCGCTCCTTTAAGTCCTTTGCAGTGGGTGCAACTGATTGCTGCACGGGAGTATGGCTTATGA